The genomic stretch CAGTTATGGACAGCGCAGACCAGATGCGTGCCATCTCTTCGTCGACGACGCCTGCAATCCTTGGGTTCTTTAATGGTGTCGACCCTGCTTCCTGCCCCTCCCTGAATGACATTACTCAATTCCAATCCCGTATTGCTACCAAAGCAAGAAATCTCCATCATGACTTGAGGCATGAATTTTTAACAGGCGCTCGCGGCCCCACTCCTGCAAGTGGTCAATTAGGCAAGACCAAAGGAATGTACGAATTCGTAAGAAAGACTTTAGGAATCAAGATGCACGGTCTGGAGAACTTTACGCAATTCCCCAACGCGATTGGGACCGACGATGTATCTATTGGCCAGAACATTTCAAAGATTTATGAGGTATGTATCGCTTTTCATTATCTTCGTGCACACTCATCGTGCTCATCGTTCCTTGTAGGCCATCCGTGACGGTCAGGTGAAGGGTGTGGTTCTTTCAATGCTTGCTTGATACTTGGAACGTTTTAAGATATTTCAAATTATTATTCCATGTACTGTACAAATGCAATATAAGTTTAGGACCAGGTTTCGTGAATAGGTAGCGTTTATCGTCTTGGGAATCTTCCTGTCAATGATTGTGTAAGATGAAATGTGATCATACAAAAGTAATAAGTTACGATATAGATGTTCCATAGTACATTGCAGTCAAATAGCGAAATTGCTACACTGGGGGTTTTTCGCTACTCGGTCGGAAAGTCACACGGACTTCTGTAATTTCCTTGCGAGCGGCTTTCAGAGTTTTCTCAATCTTCTCTTCAAGAGCAGTGGCCTGAGTTACTGTAATGGATCCCTTCACTTCAGCAGTGAGATCAACAAACATGAGCGATCCAGCATGACGCGCACGAAGATGGTGAATTGACAACAGCGAGGGTAAGGCGGTTTCTGAAGGCTTAGAAGATTTGTCTAGCAAAGGTTCGAGTACCTTAGAAAGTGATTGTTTTGTTCGTGGTGATACACCAGCATCTGTGAGGTCTCCCCAAGCACCAGCCAATAAGCCAAAGCCCTGTCTAAAAATCACGACAGAAACAATCAAACCTGACCCGGAAATATGTCAGTATGGATCGAGCAGTGAAAATAAAAGCCCTCACCGCCAATTGGATCGAGAGGGAAGGCAGGGAAAAACCATGTGCCCAAGATAGCAAAGAAAGCAACCAAACTGGAATAAGCGTCGCTGCGATGATGTATCGCATTGGCCAACAGAACTGGGCTCTTTTCTTCATCCGCCACTGCTTTGGTGATTCTGTAAAGCCATTCTTTCGACAAGATTCCCAGTAGGGCGAACCACGCCGCATTTGGATCCACAGAGTGGACGTGTTGATGGCCAATACTCGGGTGGAATGTGGCGGTTGATGAAACGGTCTGTAATATTTCTTGCAGTTGTCCTGGCGGAAGAGCCACAGCCGTCTCTCCAAGGGCCGTAATAAAAATGTGATACGAATGAAAGCCAATACCGAGAGCGCCACCAATTAAGAGCAGAGAGATAGTTGTTGTGCCAAGGGTTTCAAACTTAGCGAAGCCATAGGGATATCTCTCAGAGGGAGGCCTTCGTGAAAGTTTCCAGCAGAAGAGTGTCACGAAGTCACCAAGTAGGTCTGAAATACGAGTTCAGCCGTCGCGTATGCGCATTGAGAATTATGCAAGAGAACACACCGCTCAAAGAATGCCCCGCATCGGCGAGTAGAGAAGCTGAATGCATATACCACCCAGCTAAACCTTTAACGCCAGTTAAAGCCACATTGGAAAATAGGCCAACAAGCGTGATGTAACTGCCGCGATCGCCTGGTAGAAGTCAGGAGCAATTTGAGTATTGGTTCTTTGATATATAACATTCTACAACCTACCTTTGCCCTTTAGTGCAGCaattatctgctcagcatcCTTTGAATGACCCTCTTCTCCATGCGAATGTGAATGGCCAAATATCGAATGCGAATGTCCTTCGTGACTTTGGCCTTTGCCATTGAGACTGTTGTCGTACTTGTGATCCTTGGCGTCTACGGCGCCCTTCTCCGGGGGTTGCGGCGTCGTCGAATGTGAGCGAATGCTACTCATGGACAAAAGAGTTCGGGAAAGTGAATGAGGGATCAAAGTAAGCCGTGCCCTGTATACGTATCCAATTGTGGCCACGTTTCTCAGGAATGATGGAACCAGAAGCGGGGAATGACACGACGGCACTTTCGAAAAGAGTTGAATACGTGTCGCGGGTTTGGAGTGTAGAAATAAAGCCCTGGATACTATGTTGGACGTTGGCTTCCGACTAATCGGCTTCAGTTGCCAAGCTGGAATCGACATCATCACGCCGGTGGACGAGACGAACTGGACGATGGGACTTTGGACGGTCTTCTGATACCCAAGTGCTTTAATCCTTAAATTTCTGTCGTTTTACCGAACAGAGCGACTTGGTCATAGGTAAATTTATTCAACTCTATGTCGCCAGAATCGCCAATGGGAATTCCAACTATGACAGCAGGAAATCAAACAAATGTGGAAGAACTAGGTGAAGCTCGAACCCACGCAGATGAGTCTCGCCGGTTCTCGGTTattgtttgcctttgccaCTCTTATTAATCCAGATTCCACAATGTGTATCTCAGTACGTTTGGGAGCGAAAATCATGGCATTGCAACTTATTTCTTCATCTGGCGGGAATCTAAGTCATTATTAACAAAGCTTGGAAGTTGTAAGATTGTCCATGCCTCAACTGCCCTAACATTACAATAGTATCATGGGAATAGAAACCCATATAAACAAGGTACCTACAAAAGTGTACAGCGGGCCAACCGCAAtacaaggaaaagaaaggcgTCGAATGTTTTACATAAGTGGCTCAATCGTTACCAGGATTTAATAAATGCGACAACAGTGAATACCACACCGGTCCCGCTAGCTCCAAGCAAGACCCAGACACCAATGTCCCATATGATTCGTTTCCTGGACTGTTTTTGTTGCAAAGCCCGTTCCTTCCTTAGCAAGAGTTCGTCGTATATCGCCCGCGGATTCGATTGCCGGGACGAGAAATCCCCGCCCGCAGATTCTGTTTGAAGAAGGGGTGTACGAGGAGGCACAACGATAGCCAAGGGACGCTTGACAAAATGTTGCAAACCATGCAGCAACGCAGGGAGGAAATATGTACCGATGAACGACATCAATAACATCAGTACGGTCAAAGGGGCAAAGAACATCGATGAACGAATATACGACTTTGAGTCACCCGTCTCGGAAGTCGAGTAAACACTTGGCGGGATCAGGGCAAAAAAAACCACTAGTAAGATTGTGCTCATACGGGATACATTGAATTTAGCAGATCGGATAGGCATCGCAAGTGGGGGGATGGTTAtgatgattgaaggagtgcCAAGGATCAGAGTAACTGCGGCGAGAACGTGGCGAACAGTTTGAATGTGAACCCTTGGGAGGACGATCTTGGGTGGCAGGGGCGGTGACAGAGAGGGTATGGAATTGAGAAGGGGAATAGAAGTTGCGTTGCCAACGACAGGCGAGGTAGAGACCAAAATGGAAGGGACAGTGGTGATATTTTCAATTGGGGGAGCAACCTGCCAGGGATGGGAGGACTGAATAAAATGAACACAAAATTGGGGGGAGTGGGAAAGGATATATGACTTACCACTGCAGTTTGGTTAGGAAAGGCGGCGAGAATAACGGATGGCAAGAGCAGTAGCACTGCTGTAACGATGGATAGGAATGATAGTACGCGAAAAGATCGTGAGCGTGGCGATTTCCCAGTAGATAAAGGATTAGATGTTATTTTTAATGACGCATACAAAGGCAATGTGGACGAGGAACAAAATGAGAAAGCTGACGTGACTATTATGCCAAAAGTAAGGTCTTTAAAAGCGCAGATGCTTCAATGAGATGACTCACTAAGACTTTGATGAATGGAAGCAGAACCCAACCAGCCCGATTCTTTTGCCAACAACCCATTGCAATGGGCATAAATGGTACACCCTAACCAGCATATGTAGGTAAGAAGGGAGAGCCAAGTAGCGTAGAGGATACGTCTTGAACCCAATGAACGAGCGTAAGATAGATAGCCTATGATGATGCCAATAAAGGGGGCTAAGATAAAGTATGAAATAACGGGATGCTTCTTCCCTAAAagtggaagaagaatataAATGGAATCTACAGGGCAAGATGTGTTAGGGAGTTTTGATTTAAAGAGGcaagaaaacatacatcGCAAATAAGTTACAGAAACACCCATGGTAATAGTGCTGCTGCCAATTCGCACGACGCCTCTCATTAACGCACGACGCATATCCTTGCCTCTTCCTTTAGCGAAAGTATCGAGGATGATATCCGTCATGTCCGCTTTGCGAAGGTACCGCGCAAGCATGTACCATATTTGCCGTGCGAACGCCGTGGCCAGTGCTGAAAGCAACAAAGCGGGTAAGCCGTACTTGAGAGGAATTTGGCAATTTGGCAATTCCAAAGCGCCTAGTCTGAGAAAAGGGGcaagaagaaacagaaataCTAATGACGGTGGGAGAGGTGGAAAGACTGTGGATTTCCGTACTTCGAACATTGGGCTGACAATGTCTTGGTCGTCGCCATTGTtggcatcttcatcgtcatcaaaaTCCAGCGGACTGGTAGGCTCGTCCTGGTCATGGACAAGAATAAGGGCGGCAGAAGAATCTAGTGCTGAGAGGACGGGTGAACaagcttcgtcgtcgtcagagCTTCCGGAGCTGATGGTTGATTGACGGCGAACATGACCACCCAAGGCGAACGACGTGTTCAGAGAAGGTGGTTTTCTGTTCATTCCGCCTGGGCTGGCGGAGTCGGTAACTGCTACATCGGCCATGAGAGTCAGAAACAACGCCGTATAGGACCATTGTTCAACTATAATTGACTCGTGGAAAAGTTGCTATTTTTATTTCCATCTAAGGCACAACCCCCAAATGGTGATGGGCCTTGAAAGGCATGCCCTTATGTTGGCCTTATGTCTATCCAAGAGGAGCGCTTTCTTTGGTTTTCACTCTAGTCTTCCGGAAACTAATACTGGCCCGCCAAAAAAGGTAAATTCCGATCAGGGCCAGTTGTTGTTTCCTTGACTGGAGCACAGGTGCATGTCGTCCCATCACAACAGGAAAATAAGGCTGCATACCACCCGACCTGCGTCTCCCAGAACCCATGCTATTGGAGAGCCTGACGGATTATCCAAGACGCAGGTCTGTATATTGTCAACCCAATTCAATGTTTGCTAATTAATCTGAGTCATGCTAATATAGCCCTTCCAGTAATTTCACGACCCTAGGAACATCGGGATGCTCCTCGTTCCCTAAAGCTTGACCTGCAATGGAAACCAAGTCTTCTTTCGGCACTTTGTACTCTGAGAGAGTCGACTTTAAACCGAGCTCAATCACAAGCCTGATGCACAGATCAGTAACGAGGTAACTTAAGAACAACGAGCTTTACGCACTCATTGATTATGGCTGACAGGCCACGGACGTCTCCTTCCAAAGACCCGGTAGACGGTACTCGAAGGTAGAATAATGAATCAGCCAACGCTTGCTTGTCTTCCTGAGAGGCGAGCTCGGACTTCAATAGCACCGTTGGTGCAAGTGTAAGACACTGTGCAGCCTGATGAGTGATCTGGCGAGAACTTTTGGTGGATATAACTGACCGAAGTTATTCCATGTGGAATGCTATATCGAGCTCCAAGTTTATGACCCAGAGCATGAGACAAACCAAGCGCACTGTAATTATAAGCACACGTGGATAAGACGCTGTAAGTTGCAACATGCCAGATGCGGTTCACCTATACTTTTCTAATTTCATTGGCCATAGGCTCATCCACGAGGCTATTTGAAGTCTTTGTCGAACATCCACAGACTCAGGATCAGCCTTTGAAAGAGGAAGATACTTTACAAGGTCTGCCATGGCTGCATAACATAAAATTTTAACAGGGTGAGATACCAATGGCCTATAAAGATTTTCTGATGGAACATCGATTACAAAATTGTTCATAGAGCGCCTTCAATAAATGCTCACCAACAGTATGGTCAAGTGCCCTTATACCCGTGGATAACCTGTTCGGTTGAGATTAGCTTGACATTCTATGAACGTGAGGGCAGAATCAGACCAGAGTCTTTCTGGGGTTGCTAAGGTTAGCTCTGCATCTAGGATAATCCCAGAAGGCGCAAGGTCTTGAGAAGACACGGCAACTTTAACGCCTTCATCATTGGTGAAGCCTGCCCCAATCTGTGTGTGAAAAGTTGATTAGACAGAATGTTAGGTGATGTAGATACCCACACTATATTCAGCCGCACTGAGAGTCGTAGGGATTGCAATCTGTGGAGGAGTTTTCCCGCCAACCTCCAATTGAATATTATACAAAATCGCTTTAGATGCATCCACGGGAGAGCCACCTCCCACCGCCACAATGCAGTCGCACCCAGTTTGACGGTATTCCTTGATCCCATTTCGAATTCCAGAAATTGGGCTATGCTCGCCAATCTCGTAGAAAGTGCCGCCCCATGCATTGTATTCCTTCAAGATGTCTTCTACTCTCTTGACCACATCAGTCTAACATGGCCTTCAGTAAAGCTCTAATGAACAGATTCCGCGGCACGTACCTTGTGGTACAGACTTTTGCCAGTCACAACCAACGCTTTTTTAACACCTAAAATGTTTAGCAGTTTTGGAAGTGCTGTTTTGACAGACCCTGGGCCATAGAACACGCCCTTCAAAGTGTCTGTCCAGCTATAGAAACCAGATAACGGAGATGAATTCATAACACTCGTATCAAGGGTTGACATGTTATATCGGTTGAAGTGGACTAAGAGCGATAACGAACATGAGAAAACAGATCAATGTCCTGGGGACTATATAGCGGACCAATGCTTACCGATAATGATATGTTATTGATGAATCCCTAATGGGTGGCTTATTAATGGAAGACCATCCCATTCAGCCAACTTTTACACACCTCAATGACAGCATACGACTTTTGCTTATCAAGCAAGGTTGTTAGTATTGGCCATATGGgcaaaaatgcaaaaaataaaaagccAGACTTGGGTACTGTAGAGTGTGCCAAGATATACATATAGATTCGATATGCATCATCCCTATCATGCCAGCCTTGTCGTCgggaagtaacatgttctggaGTGAGTTGAATGGGATAAAGATATTCAATTTCAACTCAGTCCTGAGGCCAAAGTTGAGCTTGAATACCCATAAGGATGATAAATTATTAGCTCAGTTTCAAAATTCGATGAAGGGGGGTTGAACGGACCATTTCCGGTACAATTATTCCCACATAAACCTGTATATTCATCACTTCGCCCAGTGTCACTTGGATAATATTGTAAAAGCTCTGCAACTTTTTATGCAAAAGCTCCCTAACAGGATGCTTACTACCTTGTCGAACaggttcaagttcaagcttGCCACTGGCCAGACACTACGTTTTCTGAACGCGGTCACGCGCTCTTTGTTTACTTGCCAAGAGTTGCAGCTATCGCGGACGCGTTTCAATTCAACTTCAGCTTCGAAGCCTTCCCTCGATTTTCATTCAACATACAAGCTTACTTTGCCACCGAACCCAGCTTGGAATGTTGGCGATGGCCTTACAGATAATGATCATATGTGGAAAGATATAATGGCCTCCAAGAGGAAATCATGGGATTTCACCAAGTTGGAGAGCTTGAGTACAAAGTATGATATATAATAATAAGACATCTGGAGTACTATAATGACCTTTATCAAAGGGACTCTTATCGCACTTTGGTTTCTGCCATTGTTCCTCGCCCCATTGCGTTGGTATCTACTCAAGCTAAGGATGGGAATGTGCCTAACCTGGCACCGTTCAGGTTTGTATACTGACCTTCAAAAGAGATTTGTTCTGAAATGATAATGCAATGTTGCGTCATAGTTATTTTTCTATGGTATGGTTCTTGACCACTATGCGTGGCAGGAACAATTGAAAACAGTAAATTTGAACAGGTATCTCATAGGCCTCCATTAATCAGCATATCCTTTAGTCTATCGCCCCGTAGACCAAAAGACACACGTAATAATATTTTGGCCACGAGGGAGTTCACTATCAGTATCATCAGCGAAGGCTTTGCAGAAGCTGCAAATTCTACTTCTGTAGAGTCGCCTGCTGATACGGATGAGTGGCTTATCAGTGGCTTGACAAAAGAGAACAGTGTAAGTTTTCTGTATTACGGAAAGAGGATTTTGTTGAAGCTTTCCTGAAGGACATTGTTAAACCGCCATTTGTACGGGAAAGCGCTGTCGCCATGGAATGCGAGGTTTGTGGTCTATATATCTGCGTTATAGGAAGCAATTTTGACTTGTAATACGTTGTAGCTATACAGTTTTCAGGATATTAGTGTTCCCGGATCAGAGGTGCCCACAGTGACAGTTGTTCTGGGTTTGATCAAGAAGCTGCATGTTCGAGAAGCAGTTCTTTGTGAAGACGGAATTACCGTCGATCCTGCGAAATTGCGACCAGTTGCGCGTCTCGGAGGAACGACTTACGGGAGACTCCTCGAAGGTTTTGATTTACCGCGACCGTCTTGGAGGGAACTTCGGGACGAATATCCTAAGCTTCCTCGGCCTTGATGGACCAGGTCTCTGCTTAGGGCGTTCGCAGATGGAAAGCGATCGATGTGATAGGATATTTACTGGGTGTTTCGCTGGCAAAAGTTGGTCAAGAATAAAGAAGGCGTTTGGGTGGCATTACTAAAACAGCGAAAATGTGCATTCTAGTTCCAAAGTATCCTTAATTGTGTGCTCAGTACCGTTTCCTTAGGTTATCTGAACACATCGATGGTATCGATAGAAGAAGGGGGGAAATGGGTACTTGATTTACAGATTAACTTGTTTAAAGAGTTTAGAAAGAAATCCGAGTGATGGTTAATATATGAGGAGAAAAGAGATGTTTATTGGTAGCACTTTTGAAGGCGTCGGAATGCAGGCAATTAGGGTGTGAGCATCGGAAGCTATGGTGCCAAGATTaaaaatgaaaggaaaagaggaagtTTGTGACCAGTTTGGGACTAGCGGAAGCACTTGCAAAGTGAGCCACGTGTTTGGTACCTTTCTTGAACCGCTCGAGCCTCAGCTTGCCCACAACATTGCCCTCCACCAAGCAACATTGCATCTCGTAAGTCTAGTTGATTGCCATACAACGTGTATTTGACACTATCATTCTCAGCCTTCTCCAACCCCGCCCTATCCTTTGGTTATCAACTACATTCCCTACCCATTTTCGTCTTCTGAAGGTGGGTCACTGGCTAGCCTCGTCTTACCCGTCCGTTCAATCTTCGTTCCACAAAGCTCCATGACGGACCAGGAGACGCATTCCTCACGGGCAGAGCAGCGTATGCTAGCGGTCGCAAGACTCAAGCGCGCCGCGTCGCTCCCGAGGATGAAGGACGGTCGACGGCCACCAATGCATGTAGAAGCCGTGAGTGAAGGAGAGAAATCTCAAAACGGGGAGGAAAGGGCGATCAGTGATGGGGAGGCAGCTAAAACCCAGGATGAAATTGCCTCAGAACTGCAGGAACTCTCGAGCACACAAATGCAAGATGAACGAGGGACAACTCCCGAACCGGACAGTGATCATCTTCCGCAATCTACCAACCCAACAGTAGACGTGGAGCTTGAAGCGGATACCGAGCTGGAAGAACGTTCCCTTTCTCCCTCTACTATCCTGAAAAAGCGTCGCACGCGTTCTCGATCAAGGTCAAGAGGCTCCAAAGATTTTAAAGCCAAAATCAAGGCTACCCAATCCATTATACCTCAGGTTGGTGGTGACCTCCCGTCAGACGAGAACGCCTCTCAAGCTCCTGTTATACACCCCATACCCCCGCCCCTCCTATCTCCGGTTCCTCTTTTTCCATTTCTCAAACAATCCGCCTTCTTACGTTCACCTGCTGCGACATCCCCTGATATGTCCTTGTTCTATCCTGGTACATCACCACCAACTCCTCTACCTACTCTTGAAGACCTTCAAAGAGGCTTGATGCGCTCAAATAGTGCCGGTAGCTCAGCTGCTGGGCGGAGAATGGCAATGCATAAGTTGACCGGAGGCACTGAAACTTATGACCCATCACCCTCACCAACGCCGCCATCACTTATGTCAAAACTCAGTCGAAATAATACAGTATCTGGTGGAGAGCGTATCGCTGCTAGGCAAAATATGTTGTCCCGATTAGGAACACGGATTACCAAGGAAGCAGATGCCGACGGTGCGAGCGGCGCAGAAGATAGAGGAGCTCCTTCTCCGACTCCAAAGCGACGCAGAAGGCGGTCAAGAAGGGCGTCTGCTACTCCTTGTAGCAACCCCATAgtttctgattctgatttcaACTCGACAAATCCGAATACACCGGCTCTACCTTCCACCCCCCTGCCCGTTCTTCCCAACCACTTTGCCGAGCTTCGTGCCCAATCTACAACACCCAACCAACAATCTAGTTCTCGCACTGAAAGCAGCGAAAGGATAATAGATGCTACTCCGCCTCCACTTCCCTCTGCTGCACTTGCGCAATCTGGCGACGAGCCCGAACCTGAGCGTCAAGAGCATACACGTCGAAGAAGTGTTTTAATAGAAGACCCcgatgaggaagaaagagatcCACCAGATCAAAGATTTGCGGCGTCACCACTACCTGGAACCCCTCAGCGAACGTTCCAAAGCATTGAGGCATTAAGAATCCAGCATTCTTCAGACACACCGTCAAATGGGTCTTCTGATTCTGGTCCTCCCTCTGGGGTTGGGGTACCCATATTTCTCAGTCAGCGGGCCCCTTCTAGGAATGAAATGTTCCCCAGTAGCCCATTTATGACTCCCTTGAAGGAAAAATCGTtgaacgatgaggacgaggaacAAGTTCTTTATCCCGCGAGTACTGTCCGTCCACGCACACCATACGCTACTATTAGCGATTCTTATGACCGAGAAATTAGTTGGATCGCTTCTCCGGGTAAGCACATCTCAATCTTCTTTGTGTGGCTCCTTAATGATGAAATTTAGTCCCAGAAATACGAATGCCTatcgatgatgacgatgaagaggatgaagacattgaacAAGAGGTTAATGTTCAGGTTGAAgccgaagaagacgaaggtCCATTATCTTCTACGTCTTCAAATGGATTTTCCCCAGACGTATACGAGAATGATGACCGCACTTCATCAAGTTCAAAAAGTGTGCTTGTCGAGTCTGAAACCTCTCCCGACAATGTTTATATCCCTGCTTCACCTTCATCGGTTGGGGTTGCTTTGCATGCCCCTGCCGAAGAAGCGGGTTCACCCCAATTCTTCCCAACAAGGTTGTCAGTGGCGTCTCAAAGGTCTCCAGGACATGCTGATTACTCTGAATGGGAGGAACGCTTTACGAGTAACGACTCTGCGAAAAGAATAGAACCAGCTTCCGCTACAGCTTGGGAAAAGGTGAAGAGTACTTTTTCAAGGGCAGGATCCAGCACTGGAAGGAGATCTCGGACGAACAGCATTGCTCGTGAACGGCGTGATCACACTGACTCTAGTATCAGTCGGGAAAGTGGGGCAAGTCTGATTAGCGCCAAGACCGACAAAGGGGATAATGGCGGGTTTACGAATCAACCGCATGCGCCTCCTCTCATGCAATCGCCGTCCGCTTCAGCATCTATTCTATCCTTGGCGCCTCATGTTCCTCCAAGAAGCAGTGTATCTCCCATtccacctccctcttccGCGGACATGTCCAAATACCAAAATGCCAAATTATTCCCGTTCCCTGGTATGTTGCGATTAGAGGAAGAGCGACGACAAAAAGGGCAACTTCCTTCAAGCGCGTCGACACCGGATGTCACAACACCAAATGCATACGAGGAGGCTCAGACATCATATTCGTACTCTACAACGCCGATTCAGAGCCCGGATTTGAATAGGGAACGCAAGCTATCGCCTAGAAACTCTGATAATCTTACTGCCAGGTATGCGGCCGATTCAACGAATCCAGCATCGCCACAGTATCCCGAATATTTGGATGTGTCGCCTTCGCCTCAACAGAATGGATCAGGAACGGGTTATAACCTCAAATTGCCTACCACTCTTCCCGGGGTGAAACAGTGGTTGAGTAAAAACTCGAAAAAGAAGCCTCCAACACCTTCTGCGGCTTTGCCAGGTTCGGGTTCTTTCTCCGCATTGCCTGTCATTGAGACACCGAGTTTGCAAATAGCTAGTAA from Psilocybe cubensis strain MGC-MH-2018 chromosome 2, whole genome shotgun sequence encodes the following:
- a CDS encoding ARF guanine-nucleotide exchange factor GNL2, translated to MKGKEEVCDQFGTSGSTCKVSHVFGTFLEPLEPQLAHNIALHQATLHLPSPTPPYPLVINYIPYPFSSSEGGSLASLVLPVRSIFVPQSSMTDQETHSSRAEQRMLAVARLKRAASLPRMKDGRRPPMHVEAVSEGEKSQNGEERAISDGEAAKTQDEIASELQELSSTQMQDERGTTPEPDSDHLPQSTNPTVDVELEADTELEERSLSPSTILKKRRTRSRSRSRGSKDFKAKIKATQSIIPQVGGDLPSDENASQAPVIHPIPPPLLSPVPLFPFLKQSAFLRSPAATSPDMSLFYPGTSPPTPLPTLEDLQRGLMRSNSAGSSAAGRRMAMHKLTGGTETYDPSPSPTPPSLMSKLSRNNTVSGGERIAARQNMLSRLGTRITKEADADGASGAEDRGAPSPTPKRRRRRSRRASATPCSNPIVSDSDFNSTNPNTPALPSTPLPVLPNHFAELRAQSTTPNQQSSSRTESSERIIDATPPPLPSAALAQSGDEPEPERQEHTRRRSVLIEDPDEEERDPPDQRFAASPLPGTPQRTFQSIEALRIQHSSDTPSNGSSDSGPPSGVGVPIFLSQRAPSRNEMFPSSPFMTPLKEKSLNDEDEEQVLYPASTVRPRTPYATISDSYDREISWIASPVPEIRMPIDDDDEEDEDIEQEVNVQVEAEEDEGPLSSTSSNGFSPDVYENDDRTSSSSKSVLVESETSPDNVYIPASPSSVGVALHAPAEEAGSPQFFPTRLSVASQRSPGHADYSEWEERFTSNDSAKRIEPASATAWEKVKSTFSRAGSSTGRRSRTNSIARERRDHTDSSISRESGASLISAKTDKGDNGGFTNQPHAPPLMQSPSASASILSLAPHVPPRSSVSPIPPPSSADMSKYQNAKLFPFPGMLRLEEERRQKGQLPSSASTPDVTTPNAYEEAQTSYSYSTTPIQSPDLNRERKLSPRNSDNLTARYAADSTNPASPQYPEYLDVSPSPQQNGSGTGYNLKLPTTLPGVKQWLSKNSKKKPPTPSAALPGSGSFSALPVIETPSLQIASKKPSISDIFGKKSSEVNDWEESANVPSIPGNEINAGSLSVHGPTNGIALNGSTSISPTLEVNSSSKSRNLVPLDLAAGRGSPYKFPHQPGSAPRVATPDPSSLSDYPPPTASESSSTSSSQYSLKVPQGLVVLERLEENLARGSRNTLWSSALDDPPRKLILSSPVLQVVNPSTVKDRFLFLFNDILVIAKPVTYDQDNLMDTYKLSLPDRKYTVKSVVQLRNLRFCADRSEARGKPPSFDRNPLIRSFITQFAKDPEHAITTLFTKSNAPDDPVLLAQLLFRTLELDRSRLGEYLGRKTSKPVLKSYLDSFGFAGLRIDVALRVFLLSMNVSGHSNSYSALEHLLESFGSRWYEANAKFVAYDKDMAVRLVWALVQLNDRLHGGIVDEPGPTDHIRRNVTSKEFLDAFRRHDMRFLVTDEFLLDLYKSIYHEHLCQACPTDGWQDTPITIKRPLPTRLTYKMQSEPIVFRLPQADPLLSIELYGQDIEFDPPVLNFTKSSEASFRVTGRSLGSKTIILCRSGPNAVKYSGLPLSHTIVVERAFMRNTFQLAFSQSGVKRKYMFSVDDPIIRNEWATSLRRHIESSINASLTPGGPISTGYPSFNKAADAVAFKVLQETLIGSGAPTNSHRPNGSLSTQNSGVNSHLNMSTSSYISPLQTRSKSRSQIYHRHGAGKNELDLDQRSPSRSYESNDYSPGSSDQANTPEQRLDSVLWTARDLEIHCQQNSSISLVLSLLQVGVPSESPPVQ
- a CDS encoding Maleylacetate reductase is translated as MSTLDTSVMNSSPLSGFYSWTDTLKGVFYGPGSVKTALPKLLNILGVKKALVVTGKSLYHKTDVVKRVEDILKEYNAWGGTFYEIGEHSPISGIRNGIKEYRQTGCDCIVAVGGGSPVDASKAILYNIQLEVGGKTPPQIAIPTTLSAAEYSIGAGFTNDEGVKVAVSSQDLAPSGIILDAELTLATPERLWLSTGIRALDHTVENLYRPLVSHPVKILCYAAMADLVKYLPLSKADPESVDVRQRLQIASWMSLWPMKLEKYSALGLSHALGHKLGARYSIPHGITSCLTLAPTVLLKSELASQEDKQALADSLFYLRVPSTGSLEGDVRGLSAIINELVIELGLKSTLSEYKVPKEDLVSIAGQALGNEEHPDVPRVVKLLEGLY
- a CDS encoding hypothetical protein (Uncharacterized protein BH2278), with amino-acid sequence MASKRKSWDFTKLESLSTKDSYRTLVSAIVPRPIALVSTQAKDGNVPNLAPFSLSPRRPKDTRNNILATREFTISIISEGFAEAANSTSVESPADTDEWLISGLTKENSDIVKPPFVRESAVAMECELYSFQDISVPGSEVPTVTVVLGLIKKLHVREAVLCEDGITVDPAKLRPVARLGGTTYGRLLEGFDLPRPSWRELRDEYPKLPRP
- a CDS encoding putative metal transporter (putative metal transporter C1020.03); protein product: MSSIRSHSTTPQPPEKGAVDAKDHKYDNSLNGKGQSHEGHSHSIFGHSHSHGEEGHSKDAEQIIAALKGKGDRGSYITLVGLFSNVALTGVKGLAGWYMHSASLLADAGHSLSDLLGDFVTLFCWKLSRRPPSERYPYGFAKFETLGTTTISLLLIGGALGIGFHSYHIFITALGETAVALPPGQLQEILQTVSSTATFHPSIGHQHVHSVDPNAAWFALLGILSKEWLYRITKAVADEEKSPVLLANAIHHRSDAYSSLVAFFAILGTWFFPAFPLDPIGGLIVSVVIFRQGFGLLAGAWGDLTDAGVSPRTKQSLSKVLEPLLDKSSKPSETALPSLLSIHHLRARHAGSLMFVDLTAEVKGSITVTQATALEEKIEKTLKAARKEITEVRVTFRPSSEKPPV